A genome region from Pseudomonas sp. S06B 330 includes the following:
- a CDS encoding DUF6515 family protein: MKSTIWHLLGIGLLCSSLPVLAEEQGGSPLQSRPDEVHQTQDPRTGYYQDIPRRYESHGRQDHGYMPPPYGARVKRLPRNAREVWVGNVLFFQAAGTFYQYLEHSREYVVVHPPVQARGGYDVIAYPATGQYPEQVDRDHYECHRWAVQRTGFDPAKARYAPAAQVADSYRRALGACLSGRGYTVN, from the coding sequence ATGAAGTCGACTATCTGGCATTTGCTCGGGATAGGTTTGTTATGCAGCAGCCTGCCGGTATTGGCTGAAGAGCAGGGCGGCTCACCGCTGCAGTCGCGCCCGGATGAGGTGCACCAGACCCAGGATCCGCGTACCGGCTACTACCAGGACATTCCTCGGCGCTATGAAAGCCATGGCCGGCAAGATCACGGCTACATGCCGCCGCCTTATGGTGCGCGGGTTAAACGTTTGCCACGCAACGCCCGTGAGGTGTGGGTCGGGAATGTCTTGTTCTTTCAGGCAGCGGGCACGTTTTATCAGTATCTGGAGCACAGTCGTGAGTACGTTGTGGTCCACCCGCCGGTTCAGGCGAGGGGTGGTTATGATGTGATCGCCTACCCGGCTACGGGGCAGTACCCTGAGCAAGTCGACCGTGACCACTATGAGTGCCATCGCTGGGCGGTGCAACGGACTGGCTTCGACCCGGCGAAAGCACGCTATGCACCGGCGGCCCAGGTGGCGGACAGCTATCGGCGGGCATTGGGTGCTTGCTTGAGTGGTCGCGGGTACACTGTCAACTGA
- a CDS encoding DUF2788 domain-containing protein produces the protein MDPALFEEWMMTILVTILIGFMGFIVWDLAKKSKAGKFGTFILFFVLGLGILAFIIKSVVIGYIEGV, from the coding sequence ATGGATCCTGCGTTGTTCGAAGAGTGGATGATGACCATCCTGGTCACCATCCTGATTGGTTTCATGGGTTTTATCGTCTGGGACCTGGCGAAGAAATCCAAGGCCGGTAAGTTCGGCACTTTCATCCTGTTTTTCGTCCTGGGCCTGGGCATCCTCGCCTTCATCATCAAGAGCGTGGTGATCGGCTACATCGAAGGCGTCTAG
- a CDS encoding Lrp/AsnC family transcriptional regulator: MSKLDRYDLSILAELQRDARISNQELAERIGLSPSPCSRRVKQLEDDGYIARQVALLDRKKLGLSLTAYVLIGMDRHTPERFEAFETAIRNLPQVLECSLVTGMDADYQLKVVVPDMDHYQKLLLGHLTRIEGVTSVRSSFVLNQVLASTELPLTHLR; this comes from the coding sequence ATGAGCAAACTGGACCGCTACGACCTGAGCATTCTTGCCGAATTGCAACGCGATGCGCGTATCTCCAACCAGGAGTTGGCCGAACGCATTGGCCTGTCGCCCTCGCCCTGCTCACGCCGAGTCAAGCAACTGGAAGATGATGGCTACATCGCCCGCCAAGTAGCCTTGCTGGACCGCAAGAAGCTGGGCTTGAGCCTTACGGCTTATGTCCTGATCGGCATGGACCGCCACACCCCCGAGCGTTTCGAAGCGTTCGAAACAGCCATCCGCAACCTGCCCCAGGTGCTTGAATGCAGCCTGGTTACCGGGATGGATGCCGACTATCAGCTCAAGGTTGTGGTGCCGGACATGGATCACTATCAGAAGCTGCTGCTGGGCCACCTGACCCGCATAGAAGGCGTCACCAGCGTGCGTTCAAGCTTTGTGCTTAATCAGGTGCTGGCCAGCACCGAACTACCGCTGACGCACCTGCGTTAG